In Limnobaculum parvum, one DNA window encodes the following:
- a CDS encoding AraC family transcriptional regulator, whose translation MNITIENRETVTVYGISHCGPYPEIYKAFNALWDWALAEDLTTQVKSAIAIYHDNPNVKAPAQCRSDACLQFEHPLSDQQLSEIVRPVMITGGCYATYRHIGPYSALEPVYNEFYHHWLPTSDFQKTSQPSFEVYRNNPMETPEEQLITDIYFPVTGK comes from the coding sequence ATGAATATCACCATCGAAAATCGGGAAACTGTTACCGTTTACGGTATCAGCCACTGTGGCCCCTATCCTGAAATCTATAAGGCGTTTAATGCCCTTTGGGACTGGGCATTAGCGGAAGATCTCACTACGCAGGTCAAATCAGCCATTGCCATTTACCACGACAACCCAAATGTTAAAGCCCCGGCACAGTGTCGTTCCGATGCCTGCTTGCAGTTCGAACATCCGTTGTCAGACCAGCAGCTATCCGAAATTGTCAGGCCCGTTATGATAACCGGTGGATGTTACGCCACCTATCGCCATATCGGCCCTTACTCAGCCCTTGAGCCGGTTTATAACGAGTTTTATCACCATTGGCTCCCTACTAGTGATTTCCAAAAAACCAGCCAACCTTCGTTTGAAGTGTATCGAAATAACCCAATGGAAACGCCAGAAGAACAACTGATAACCGATATCTATTTTCCAGTGACCGGTAAATAG
- the glgC gene encoding glucose-1-phosphate adenylyltransferase: MAAGRTVKPDTNHQLMLARQLPKQSVALILAGGRGSRLKDLTSKRAKPAVHFGGKFRIIDFALSNCMNSGIRRIGVLTQYHSHSLVQHIQRGWSFLNEEMNEFVDLLPAQQREDHEEWYRGTADAIYQNLDIIRRYKAEYVVILAGDHIYKMDYSRMLLDHVEKGSQCTVACIAVPREIASEFGVMDIAEDERILQFLEKPANPPAMPDQPDMSLASMGVYVFNAQYLYQLLEEESLNMETHHDFGKDLIPKAVSQGVAWAHPFNLSCVTSDVNAEPYWRDVGTIDAYWSANLDLASVTPELDMYNKTWPIRTYMEPLPPAKFVQDRSGSHGMTMNSLISAGCIISGSVLVNSVLFPRVRVNSFCTIDSTVLLPDVYVGRSCRLRRCIIDRGCHLPEGLVVGENVAEDERRFSRSEGGIVLINREMLAKL; the protein is encoded by the coding sequence ATGGCTGCTGGAAGAACGGTTAAACCCGATACTAATCATCAACTAATGTTAGCAAGACAATTACCTAAGCAGTCTGTGGCATTGATACTTGCCGGAGGACGAGGCTCTCGCCTGAAGGATTTAACCTCCAAACGAGCAAAACCCGCAGTACACTTTGGCGGAAAATTCCGCATTATCGACTTTGCTTTGTCGAACTGTATGAACTCAGGGATCCGTCGTATTGGCGTTTTGACACAATATCACTCCCACTCGCTGGTACAACACATCCAACGCGGCTGGTCATTTCTGAATGAAGAAATGAATGAGTTTGTTGATCTGCTACCGGCTCAGCAACGCGAAGACCACGAAGAATGGTACCGTGGAACCGCAGACGCTATTTACCAGAATCTGGATATTATCCGGCGCTATAAGGCTGAATATGTGGTTATTCTGGCCGGTGACCATATCTACAAGATGGACTATTCTCGCATGCTGCTAGATCACGTAGAAAAAGGCAGCCAGTGTACCGTGGCCTGTATTGCCGTGCCGCGAGAAATCGCCTCTGAATTTGGCGTCATGGACATTGCAGAAGATGAACGCATCCTTCAGTTTCTAGAAAAACCGGCTAATCCACCGGCCATGCCTGACCAGCCAGATATGTCTTTAGCCAGTATGGGGGTCTACGTATTCAACGCACAGTATCTCTACCAGCTGCTGGAAGAAGAGAGTCTGAATATGGAAACACACCATGACTTTGGTAAAGATTTAATCCCAAAAGCCGTTTCTCAGGGCGTGGCCTGGGCACATCCCTTTAATCTTTCCTGCGTGACGTCTGACGTGAATGCCGAACCTTATTGGCGCGACGTTGGAACCATTGACGCTTACTGGAGCGCTAACCTCGATCTAGCATCGGTCACCCCAGAGTTGGATATGTACAACAAAACTTGGCCAATACGCACGTATATGGAACCTCTACCGCCGGCCAAATTCGTACAGGATCGTTCAGGCAGCCACGGCATGACCATGAACTCGTTGATCAGCGCCGGCTGTATTATTTCTGGCTCGGTTCTGGTGAATTCGGTGCTATTCCCAAGAGTTCGAGTTAACTCCTTCTGTACCATCGACTCCACCGTCTTGCTGCCGGATGTCTACGTTGGCCGCTCTTGCCGTTTACGCCGCTGTATTATTGACCGGGGCTGCCATCTACCTGAAGGCTTAGTAGTAGGGGAAAATGTGGCAGAAGATGAACGCCGTTTCTCCCGTTCGGAGGGAGGTATTGTTTTGATAAACAGAGAAATGCTGGCGAAATTATAA
- the putP gene encoding sodium/proline symporter PutP codes for MSASMPMLVTFVVYIVGMIIIGLAAYRATNNFGDYILGGRRLGSFVTALSAGASDMSGWLLMGLPGAIYLSGISESWIAIGLTIGAYLNWRIVAGRLRVHTEINHNALTLPDYFTTRFEDKSRVLRIFSAVVILIFFTIYCASGVVAGARLFESTFDMDYKTALWVGAAATIAYTFIGGFLAVSWTDTVQASLMIFALILTPVMVIIAVGGIDSSMIVIAAKNPEYLDMFKGLNFVAILSLLGWGLGYFGQPHILARFMAADSHHVIHNARRISMTWMIFCLGGAVAVGFFGIAFFSNNPTLAGNVSENGERVFIELAKLLFNPWIAGILLSAILAAVMSTLSCQLLVCSSALTEDFYKAFLRKNASQKELVWVGRLMVLLVAVIAIVLAANPDNRVLGLVAYAWAGFGAAFGPVILLSVIWSGMTRNGALAGMVVGAATVLIWKQYGWFNLYEIIPGFIFACIAIAIFSKIGSQPTEKMIARFNEAEKEFQSEKE; via the coding sequence ATGAGCGCCAGCATGCCAATGTTAGTGACCTTTGTGGTCTATATCGTGGGAATGATTATTATTGGATTAGCGGCCTATCGGGCAACTAACAACTTTGGTGATTACATTTTAGGTGGTCGTCGTCTGGGGAGTTTTGTTACCGCATTATCTGCCGGTGCTTCGGACATGAGCGGATGGCTGTTAATGGGCTTGCCGGGTGCTATCTATCTATCAGGTATCTCGGAGAGCTGGATTGCTATTGGTTTAACTATTGGTGCTTACCTGAACTGGCGTATTGTTGCCGGTCGTTTACGGGTTCATACCGAGATTAACCATAATGCTTTAACGCTGCCGGATTATTTCACCACTCGTTTTGAAGATAAAAGTCGTGTTTTACGAATTTTTTCTGCGGTAGTCATTTTAATTTTCTTCACTATTTACTGTGCTTCCGGGGTAGTTGCTGGTGCTCGACTGTTCGAAAGTACCTTCGATATGGACTATAAAACAGCATTATGGGTTGGCGCGGCAGCAACTATAGCCTATACCTTTATAGGAGGGTTTCTTGCTGTTAGCTGGACAGATACCGTTCAGGCATCACTGATGATTTTTGCTTTGATTCTGACGCCCGTGATGGTGATTATCGCGGTGGGAGGTATCGACAGCTCAATGATTGTGATTGCAGCGAAAAATCCGGAATATCTGGATATGTTTAAAGGTTTGAACTTTGTCGCCATTCTCTCTTTGTTGGGCTGGGGTTTAGGTTACTTTGGGCAACCGCATATTTTGGCGCGTTTTATGGCAGCAGATTCTCACCATGTGATTCATAATGCCCGCCGTATCAGTATGACCTGGATGATTTTCTGTTTGGGTGGGGCGGTGGCCGTTGGCTTCTTTGGTATCGCATTCTTCTCTAATAACCCGACGTTAGCGGGAAATGTGAGTGAAAACGGCGAGCGAGTGTTTATTGAGCTGGCTAAACTATTATTTAATCCGTGGATTGCCGGTATTCTTCTGTCGGCTATTCTGGCGGCGGTCATGAGTACTCTGAGCTGCCAACTGTTAGTGTGCTCCAGTGCATTAACGGAAGATTTCTATAAGGCATTTTTGCGTAAAAATGCCAGCCAGAAAGAGCTGGTGTGGGTCGGTCGTCTGATGGTATTGCTGGTTGCGGTGATTGCTATTGTGTTAGCCGCTAATCCTGATAATCGAGTATTGGGCCTAGTGGCTTATGCTTGGGCGGGTTTTGGTGCCGCTTTTGGCCCGGTGATCTTGCTGTCAGTTATCTGGTCAGGTATGACAAGAAATGGTGCTCTGGCCGGTATGGTGGTTGGTGCGGCAACGGTACTGATTTGGAAACAGTATGGGTGGTTTAACCTGTATGAAATTATCCCGGGCTTTATCTTTGCTTGTATCGCCATTGCTATTTTCAGTAAAATTGGCAGTCAGCCAACAGAAAAAATGATTGCTCGCTTTAATGAAGCTGAAAAAGAGTTTCAGAGCGAAAAAGAATAA
- the glgP gene encoding glycogen phosphorylase codes for MSSQFNFETPEERIRNLKNSIQEKLKFVIGKEPALATVHDWLNAISFSVRDLMVERWLRSTRAHFSQSGRRVSYLSMEFLIGRTLSNSLLNLGIYDDLAQALDSMGFNLEQLINEEDDPGLGNGGLGRLAACFLDSLATLGLPARGYGIRYEYGMFKQNIVNGQQAESPDNWLEYGNAWEFPRHNIRYKVFFGGRVQTEGKTSHWVETEEILACAYDQIIPGYDTDATNTLRLWSARASNEINLGKFNQGDYFAAVEDKNNSENVSRVLYPNDSTSSGRELRLSQEYFLVSATLQDILHGHWLAYETYDNLAEKVAIHLNDTHPVLAIPELMRLLIDNHHFKWEDAWEMTIRIFSYTNHTLMSEALETWPVDMMGKILPRHLQIIFEINEYFLNVVKEQYPDDPGLLSRVSLIDESNGRRIRMAWLAVIGGHKVNGVSALHSELMVKSLFADFAKIFPNHFCNKTNGVTPRRWIGLANRPLSELLDKTIDKTWRTDLSKLSYLNEAIDFPAFIDQIKQAKLQNKKKLAEYVAENLNVILNPNALFDVQIKRIHEYKRQLLNLLQVITRYNRILQSPDADWVPRAVIFAGKAASSYVNAKLIIHLINDVAKVINNDARINNKLKVVFIPNYSVSLAQMIIPAADLSEQISLAGTEASGTSNMKFAMNGALTIGTLDGANVEMKEHVGDDNIFIFGNTTEQVDMLRARGYDPRKIYEQDMELNQVLNQIATGVFNPEDPHRYGALFDSLVNFGDYYQLLADYRAYVDMQDEVDKLYRKPNLWARKAALNIANMGYFSSDRTIQEYAEEIWEIKPTKL; via the coding sequence ATGTCTTCACAATTTAATTTTGAAACACCAGAAGAACGTATTCGGAACCTAAAGAATTCCATTCAGGAAAAATTGAAGTTTGTCATTGGTAAAGAACCTGCTTTGGCAACAGTACATGATTGGTTGAATGCTATCTCGTTTTCCGTGCGAGACCTGATGGTTGAACGCTGGCTGAGATCAACTCGCGCACACTTCTCCCAGTCGGGTCGTCGCGTCTCTTACCTATCAATGGAGTTTCTGATTGGTAGAACCCTGTCTAACTCACTTTTAAACCTCGGTATTTATGACGATCTGGCACAGGCTCTCGACAGCATGGGCTTTAATCTGGAGCAGTTAATTAACGAAGAGGACGATCCGGGGCTGGGCAACGGTGGTCTAGGTCGTCTGGCTGCCTGCTTCCTCGATTCTCTGGCAACGCTGGGATTACCGGCCCGTGGTTACGGCATTCGTTATGAATATGGCATGTTTAAACAGAATATCGTTAACGGACAGCAGGCGGAATCCCCGGATAACTGGCTAGAATACGGTAACGCTTGGGAATTTCCTCGCCATAATATCCGTTATAAAGTGTTCTTTGGTGGACGAGTACAAACCGAAGGTAAAACCTCCCACTGGGTAGAAACAGAAGAGATTCTGGCCTGCGCCTACGACCAGATTATTCCTGGTTATGATACGGATGCGACCAATACTCTGCGGTTATGGTCAGCGCGTGCCAGTAACGAAATTAACTTGGGTAAGTTTAATCAAGGTGACTATTTTGCTGCGGTAGAGGATAAGAACAATTCCGAGAACGTATCCCGGGTGCTCTACCCTAACGACTCCACGTCATCAGGGCGTGAGTTGCGCTTGAGCCAAGAGTACTTTTTAGTTTCCGCCACGCTACAGGATATCTTGCACGGCCACTGGCTAGCCTATGAAACGTACGACAACCTAGCAGAAAAGGTGGCCATTCACCTGAATGATACTCACCCAGTGTTAGCCATTCCTGAATTAATGCGCTTGCTTATCGATAATCATCATTTCAAATGGGAAGATGCTTGGGAGATGACGATTCGTATCTTCTCCTATACCAACCATACATTGATGAGCGAAGCACTGGAGACCTGGCCGGTGGATATGATGGGAAAAATTTTACCTCGCCACCTGCAAATCATTTTTGAAATTAACGAATACTTCCTGAATGTGGTTAAAGAGCAGTATCCGGACGATCCTGGTTTATTAAGCCGCGTGTCGCTGATTGATGAATCTAACGGCCGTCGAATAAGGATGGCATGGCTGGCGGTTATTGGCGGCCATAAGGTCAATGGCGTTTCAGCGCTACACTCCGAGCTGATGGTAAAATCTTTATTTGCCGATTTTGCTAAAATATTCCCTAACCATTTCTGTAATAAAACCAATGGCGTAACGCCAAGACGTTGGATCGGGCTGGCCAACCGCCCTCTTTCTGAGCTGTTGGATAAAACCATCGACAAAACTTGGCGCACCGACCTGAGTAAGCTTTCTTATCTGAATGAAGCCATCGACTTCCCCGCGTTTATTGACCAAATCAAACAGGCTAAATTGCAGAACAAGAAAAAACTGGCGGAGTATGTGGCAGAAAACCTCAATGTGATCCTCAATCCTAATGCGCTGTTTGATGTGCAGATTAAGCGGATCCATGAGTACAAGCGCCAACTCCTTAATTTGCTACAGGTTATCACCCGCTACAACCGCATTTTGCAGTCTCCTGATGCTGACTGGGTACCTAGAGCCGTCATTTTTGCCGGTAAAGCTGCTTCATCTTACGTTAACGCAAAGCTGATTATTCATCTGATCAACGATGTGGCGAAAGTGATAAACAACGATGCGCGCATCAACAACAAGCTCAAGGTGGTATTTATTCCTAACTACAGCGTGAGCTTGGCGCAGATGATCATTCCGGCTGCCGACCTGTCTGAGCAAATCTCTCTAGCTGGCACAGAAGCATCCGGCACCAGTAACATGAAGTTCGCCATGAACGGTGCACTAACCATTGGTACCCTCGACGGTGCTAACGTGGAAATGAAAGAGCATGTGGGTGATGACAATATCTTTATTTTCGGCAACACCACCGAGCAAGTTGATATGCTGCGCGCCCGTGGTTACGACCCGCGTAAAATCTACGAACAGGATATGGAGTTGAATCAGGTATTAAATCAAATCGCTACCGGCGTGTTTAATCCTGAGGATCCTCACCGCTACGGTGCCCTGTTTGATTCGCTGGTTAATTTCGGAGATTACTATCAGCTGCTGGCGGATTACCGTGCTTATGTGGATATGCAAGATGAGGTGGATAAACTTTATCGCAAGCCAAACCTCTGGGCACGCAAAGCGGCGCTGAATATTGCCAATATGGGCTATTTCTCCTCTGACCGTACCATTCAGGAGTACGCGGAAGAGATTTGGGAAATTAAGCCTACGAAACTATAA
- the glgA gene encoding glycogen synthase GlgA, with product MRVLHACSELYPLLKTGGLADVLGALPAAQIATGADVRLLMPGFPALLKGVGKTSLVTEQETFAGKITLRYGTYNNVGIYLIDAPHLYDRPGSPYHDGAQHEYADNYKRFALLGWVACELACGIDFYWQPEIVHAHDWHAGLAGAYLAARGYPARSVFTVHNLAYQGQFSARHLYELQLPSHFMQPDGLEFYGQISYLKAGLYYADMITAVSPTYAKEITRSEYGFGMENLLEQRQHHGKLTGILNGVDYQIWNPLTDSLLPESYHARKMTGKATCKAVLQHQHGLTVTPDAPLFSVVSRLSSQKGLDLLLASLPKLVALGGQLILLGSGDAYLQDAYLDMAKQYPKQVAVHIGYDESLAHNIIGAADVILVPSRFEPCGLTQLYGLKYGTLPLVRCTGGLADTVIDCSLENLADKLATGFVFRDSQVNELNDAIRRVFALWAEPVKWRRVQRQAMTMDFSWDIAAAKYLTMYQHLS from the coding sequence ATGCGAGTTTTACACGCATGTTCTGAGCTATATCCGCTATTAAAAACGGGAGGTCTGGCTGATGTGCTCGGTGCCCTTCCCGCGGCTCAGATTGCCACAGGGGCTGATGTTCGCCTGCTGATGCCCGGCTTTCCCGCCCTGCTAAAAGGGGTTGGTAAAACGTCATTGGTCACCGAACAGGAGACCTTTGCCGGTAAAATAACCCTACGTTATGGCACCTATAATAACGTGGGAATCTATCTGATTGATGCTCCACATCTTTACGATCGTCCCGGTAGTCCTTATCACGACGGAGCCCAACATGAGTACGCTGATAACTATAAACGCTTCGCGTTGTTAGGTTGGGTCGCCTGTGAACTGGCGTGCGGTATTGACTTTTACTGGCAACCAGAAATTGTTCACGCCCACGACTGGCATGCCGGATTGGCGGGTGCCTATCTGGCCGCGCGAGGCTACCCGGCTCGCTCAGTATTTACCGTGCATAATCTGGCCTATCAGGGGCAATTTTCTGCCCGACATTTGTATGAACTTCAGCTTCCCTCTCACTTTATGCAGCCTGACGGACTGGAGTTTTATGGGCAAATATCCTATCTCAAAGCAGGTCTTTACTATGCTGATATGATCACCGCTGTCAGCCCAACTTACGCCAAAGAAATAACCCGGTCAGAATACGGTTTCGGCATGGAAAACCTGCTTGAGCAGCGTCAGCATCACGGCAAATTAACCGGCATTCTTAATGGCGTTGATTATCAGATATGGAACCCATTAACCGACTCACTGCTGCCGGAGAGCTATCACGCCAGAAAAATGACGGGGAAAGCGACATGTAAAGCGGTGCTGCAACATCAACATGGACTGACAGTCACCCCGGACGCGCCGTTATTTAGTGTCGTCAGTCGCCTAAGCAGTCAAAAGGGTCTGGATCTGCTGTTAGCGTCGCTGCCAAAACTGGTCGCGCTAGGTGGTCAGCTCATCTTGTTAGGTAGCGGTGACGCTTACCTACAGGATGCCTATCTAGATATGGCTAAGCAGTACCCTAAACAGGTAGCCGTGCATATCGGTTATGACGAGTCACTGGCCCATAACATCATTGGCGCAGCAGATGTCATTCTGGTTCCCAGCCGTTTTGAGCCCTGTGGGCTGACTCAGCTTTATGGACTGAAATACGGCACCCTCCCACTGGTCAGATGTACCGGAGGCTTGGCGGATACCGTTATTGATTGCTCACTGGAAAATCTGGCGGATAAATTAGCCACCGGCTTTGTATTCCGCGACAGTCAGGTAAATGAATTAAACGATGCCATTCGACGAGTCTTTGCCCTTTGGGCTGAGCCAGTGAAGTGGCGTCGAGTCCAGCGTCAGGCTATGACGATGGACTTTAGCTGGGATATTGCCGCTGCGAAATACTTAACCATGTATCAACATTTAAGTTAG